Proteins from one Ranitomeya variabilis isolate aRanVar5 chromosome 1, aRanVar5.hap1, whole genome shotgun sequence genomic window:
- the LOC143805974 gene encoding uncharacterized protein LOC143805974 has protein sequence MDQVVSRRLWAEVAKSLWDGFDSASAKDKGTFMKKLRTRWRSIKDRFNKGLRAEEEQSRSGAAAAKSVPYKYNRALQFLRPILGRRQTHSSTLQRAPPCEAELHGSPSEPSQPSHSDSRPAPPSSGEPAAGTSGFPLPEASGAPSFGYSRQRQRASDRSVMPEFLHLGTVFQNGFKALRDEMSSMGRRLEILEAELTNPAKHFFSTMAKGMVENLTPELQISVMQDCNNSYVRALQQARVVQSATLPVVPSLASMTPTPAAESLQPPHPGPSAERRHHRHHSSVPPTPAPARPSSSRSHHSRGDRGKKRKKKRSKRTRTEALAAPVQTTSRHRGSSRSRSSQSQTRTSQRLVLPPPSPAEVAVCSPLDLPSSLLDYNRSTSSSSSSSSSSSFSGPHSEKDTYHSPFVAHVDTP, from the exons atggaccaggtggtgtctaggcgtttgtgggcagaggtggcaaagtcgctgtgggatggctttgacagtgcctcagcgaaggacaaaggcaccttta tgaaaaagttgaggaccagatggcgatccataaaggaccgtttcaataaggggctccgtgctgaggaggagcaatcgaggagtggtgctgctgcggccaagtcggtgccctacaagtataacagggcactacagttcttaagaccaatccttggccgccgaca gacacacagcagcaccctccagcgagctcccccctgtgaagcggaacttcatggatcgccatctgagccgtcacagccatcccacagcgacagcaggcctgcaccaccatcatctggagaaccggctgccggtacgtcaggttttcccctgcccgaggcctctggcgcaccttcgttcgggtattcccgacagcgccagcgggcctcggacaggtcagtcatgcctgaatttttgcacttgggcacggtgttccagaacggtttcaaggcgttgagagatgaaatgtccagtatgggacggcgccttgaaatcctggaagccgagctcacaaatccggcaaaacatttctttagCACAATGGCaaaaggcatggtggaaaaccttacgccggaactccagatttcggtgatgcaggactgcaacaattcttacgtgagggctctgcagcaggctcgggtcgtgcagtcagcgacactgcccgtagtgccgtcgctggctagcatgactccgactcctgctgcagagtcactccagccaccccaccctggtccaagtgccgagcgacgccaccacaggcaccatagcagtgtgccgccgactcctgctcctgccaggccctcatcctcccgcagccatcattctaggggagatcggggaaagaaaagaaaaaaaaaaagaagcaagaggacacgcactgaggctctggctgctccagtacaaacaacaagtagacataggggctctagccgcagtaggagcagccagagccaaacaagaacctcacaaaggctcgtgttgcctcctccctcccctgcagAGGTGGCGGTTTGCTCCCCAttagacctgccatccagcctcctggactataataggtcaacatcctcctcctcctcgtcgtcgtCATCATCCTCATTTTCCGGTCCCCATTCCGAAAAAGATACCTACCATTCCCCCTTTGTGGCAcatgttgataccccctaa